The window CGGTCATAATGAAACAAATTAAAAGGTATAGGTGTAATAGTTGCTTTATCCATTAACTCCCCATTTATCACTGTTAATTTTTCCTGAGTGGATTGGATAATAAAAGTTGAATTATATAAACGCATAATCCTTCTGCTTTTGCGTTTTGCCTCCGCCGCCCTTATAAGCATACGCGCAATTTTTCGGGCTATTTTTTCTTCCAAAACCAACTCTTCTTCGAGATTTTTCTTTTTTTCTTGGGCCCACCTTTTTTGAAATGAACCTTTTCCATGCATGCTTTCAAATTGTTTTAATAGCTTATAACCAATAAGAAATAGCTGTCTCATACATAGCTTCTCAATCGCAGGATTCTCTATACCATAAGTACTAAAAAAAAGTATCAATGCCTTATTCATTATTTCAGGACTAAGGCTATCATCAAAATAATCAATAGTTAATTGTGCTTTAAATGCATTAAATAATTCTATAATCATCACAATGGCGTCATAAGGCTTATAAGGTCCATTGAAGTAGATAGAATCTTTGTTTTCAGAGTATTTGTTATAGTCGTAATTATAAAAAATCAGTCTTCGACTCTCTGATTTTAATAAAACATTGTAGGATGGCGACCATCTTTTAATTTCATCGGATTCAAGTAAGGCCGCTTCCAAAGGGGTATTACATTCTATGGTTTCGATATTCCAAACTTGGGCTAACATTTCTAATTTGCGTCGATCTCTATTTTTGACACCGCGAAAATAGGAATTAACTCGAGCCTTTAAAGAGGTAGCCTTACCAATGTATAAAATAGTGCCATCCTCAGCTAGCATTCGGTATACACCTGGTTTAGCCGATAGTTTCAGTCTTTGTAACCGCTCGATATTGTATTCATAATGCACGTTTTTTTTATTAAGACCTTTTGTGGCTAACCATGCTTGAAGACTTGTATAACAGGATACATTGGCCATAAGAAGCTTAGGTAAAAGCTGTTGCCACACATGAATAGTCATGGATACATGGGAATGAATGTCATTTTTAGGCGTATTAGGCCATTTAAAAAACCCTGCCACAGCTTTTAAGTTATGGCTAGGTAAGTGAGGTAATAGTCGTTTTGCTATTTTTTGAGAACAAATTAATTTAAAATTTAATTCATTCATTTGCACCTGCTCTAAATAAAACTGGCTTAAAAAGTTTTTTTCAAACTGAGCGTAATGCGCAATGACGATAGGATCAGAACCGAGCTCTTTTAAAACTTGTTGAAATTTGTCAAATACCGTTTTGGGCTCGACACTTTGCGAAAGTTCTGCCTCGGTAAGACGAAGCATTTTTTTAATTTTGCCAGGAATCAACTCCTCGTTAGGTAACTTTAAAGTCCATTTTTCAATATCAAAAGTTTGCGACGTAGAAGGCTCTACAATACTCCAGCCTATTTGTAATAAATAGCCTGTACTGGGGTGCATTCCAGTCGTCTGACAATCCACGATAAGAATTTTTTTTTGGGCTAATTCAGTCATTTATGCTTAGTTCTTCATAGTTTTTTTATTATTCTTAAGATGCAAAGTTTGAATGTTTTCTTCTTGACTCCAAAATAACTGCACATCCTTTAAAATTGACCTTGAGACAAGCTCTTTCGGACTTTGAGCAAACCAATCTTTAGGCAGGCACTGACTGTAGTTAGACTGAAGGAAACGATTATCCACCAATACAATTAAACCTTTATCGGTTTCGCTACGTATAACCCTTCCTGCTGCCTGAATTGCTTTTGCCATCGCAGGATAGGTGTAGGCGTACGCTTGCCCCTCTTTATAATGAGTCTCATAATACTGTTTCATTTGCTCTCGTTCCCAATTAAAAGAGGGGAGAGGCGGACCTATGATAAAAGCGCCAATGGCCAATCTACCTAAGTAATCAATGCCTTCCGCAAACATTCCTCCTTGCACTGCAAAAAACAAATGATTTTTATCGTTTAGATGAAGTTGTTTCAAAAGATTTTTACTTTCTTTTTCCTCCATTCGCCGCTCTTGGCGAAGCAGCGTAAATGACGAGAGAAAAGGCATTCGTGAAAAAACCTGGTCTAAAAATTCAAAGCTTGGGAAAAAAACAAAATAATTACCAGGATTTAATGCTGATAGACGAATGATTACCTCAATAATTTTTGAACTATTTGCTTGTCGATAGCGGTATTTTGTAGATACTTGTGGAATGAGCAGCAATTTGCGGTTTGTAGGTAAGAAAGGAGAAGAAAACTCCTCAGTATGTAGATGGGAAGTATTTAAGCCCATTAATCGACTGTAATAATCAAACGGCTTAAGGGTAGCTGAAAAGCCTATTATTTGCTCAAAATGACTGTAATGTTCTTTTAGAAAACTGGAGGCATCACAACAACTAATTTTTAAAGCATGGCGTTTAGGATTAAAGGAAATAAAAAACTCCTCACGTCCTTGATTCACGAACTCAAGAGCTGCAGTGAAATCTGACCAATAATTAACGAGCTTTAAAATGAGATCGTTAGGCTCAATCGCTAAATCTGATTCCAGGTAGTCTGTGAGCAATTGATTAAGACATTCCTCTTGCCGTTTAAATAACGCTTCTGGCGCTTTCGTCAGATGGGGTTCATAGACATTAGGAAGAGCACAGCCCTCAATGGTAGCAATACATTGATTTAAAATTTCTTTCAGCTTTTTTTGAAAGGCCTGAGGGTATTTATCAAGCTCATATAAGTAGGTCTTAAAGAACTCTACCTCAAGAACTGGTGAGAAATAATCCATGCCTCGACTGGGTAAATTATGCGCCTCATCAATGACTAAATTAGGTTTTTCCTTCTCTCCTAATTGAAAACCTACTATTCGTTCAGGCGTATTGGTGGCAGAAAAAACGTAATTGTAATCGCCAATGACGACATCAGAGAAGGGAATGCTCTCCATTTGTAACTCATAAGGGCAGACTTGGTAGGTTTTTGCGAGGTCTTTAAAAAAGGACGCATCTAGGTTTTGGTGTTCTTGAATCTGATGCAACAACTCATGTGCAGTGCATTTAGTATAGTGATTTTCGGCAAATTCACATTGTTTGCTCGTGCAAATTGGCTCATTTTTCATACACAATTTTTTTTTGGACGTAAGGACTAATGACGTGCATGAAGCGCCCTTATTTTGCAGAAGGTGTACTGCCTTTAAAGCAACTTGGTGTTGGGTATTTTTCGGCGTAAGGTAGAACGTTTTTTGACCACGTTTTAATGATTCTTTTAGGGTGGGATATAAGATGGCAATCGATTTGCCAAGGCCAGTTGGGGCCTGAATAAGCATTTGTCTTTTAACAGCCATAGCGCTAATTACCGATTCCATTAATTCATTTTGGTGTGGTCGAGGCTGTTCAAAAGGAAAAACCAATTTTTTACTTTGCTTTTTACGCCACTTGATTCGTTGTTTAGATTCTTTAATTTCTAAAACCAATTCGTTTAAACGGCTGCTAAGCCAATTTTCAAAAGCATCTTTATTAAAGTCTAAAACCAGCGGGTAGGTTTTTTTATTTCGTAATGACAGGATTAATAAATTAAGTTTGGGAATAGTTTTGTTTTTTAACCAATGAATGTAGCCATAGGTTTGAAGCTGAAGCCAAAAAGGGTGGCTATAATAATTTTCTGACAATACTTCAATTAACTTATGAGGCTCAAAAGCAGTTTTAATTTCCTCAATTCGCAATGTCTCTTCTTGATAAACGCCGTCTATTCTTCCTGAAATATTAAAAAGGCAGTGTTGATGAGAAATGGTGTGGGCGATACTTAATTCTGGCGTATAATTAGAATGCCGTTTCAATTGCTGGGATTGAAAATCTTGGTGCGCTTTGATAGCAAGCTTGGACGTAAGGCTATAACCTGAATAAGTATCAATGCTTCCTACTTTGGGTGAGGGAATAGCTAAATCAATAACTGATAAATTATATGTATTCATTATAACTATATAAGTGGATGTATCATTGAATTTCTTACATCAATTAAGATTAGGTACGCCAAGATAAAAGATTTTGTGACTCATAATACCATAGGAGCAGATAAAATGACTCTATTTTGTACGCTGAATAATCATGAATAATTTACCAGGCTTAAGTTTTAACCTCATTTGATTATTCTACTAGAAAAGCAAAAATTAATCTGAAATCTATAAATTCTTGTTTAGGAGTAAGTGGCATTATTTGGCCTGATAGCAAAACGACGCACAGTCCATTTTGATATAGCTTATCATTATAAGTAGCAATCAGCATATGACAAAACTCACACTAACGTTTTTATATAAGATTAGGATTCGTGTAGCATAGTTATTAAAGATAAACCCGAGATAAATTGACGTGTTAATTACAATCGTTGATTATTATATTTAAGATTAAATTAATTGACAGGAATAAAAAAGGTTACCAATAAATTACTTATGAAATAAGCTTACAAGGAGATAAAAGTAGTTTCATTAAACGAATAAAAATTAGCTGCCAACCGCTGGATAGCATTTCTTAAGTTCTGGCACATAGCTTTAAAATCCTGCAGCTTGATTTATTTTTATAAAATAATATTTATTGAATCCTAATAATAAATAGTTTTGTGCTTAGAAAATTCAATTAAGCAATTGATGTAATAATTTAACTCACTGCTAATCCTAAATATGAAGTACTTAAATTCGTTGAATTTAATCCATTATTTGCAATTACTTTTTCTTTATTAAAAAATGAACTCCGCAGCATAGCTCCTCCACACAAGATGCTACCTGTACCACTTATTACAGAGGCTCCTAGAGCTATTCCACTCATACCAGCAATCACGCCAGCTAATCCAAAACTCGCTATAGTTAAGGCAATGACGCCTCCTATCAACAAGAAGATAGCAGCTAATTGAGTCACAGGATGATTTAAAATAGATAAAAAAAATGAAGGTTTAGTTGCTGCCAATGAATTAGCTTGTAACCAAGCTTTTTTCAAAGCAAGACTATTTAAGTTTATATTTCCCTTATCGTCAATCCATCGTAAGGATTTCAAAGTTTGACACGTTCTATAACCCTCACCAAAAAGTCCGTGATAGAAAATCTCTGACAATGATGCTTTATCAGGCTCTATCTTAGAACGCCTAAACAAACCAAATTTATGCCTATCTTTATTTAACTTTGCCAGGTATTTTTTTTGAAAAGAAGATAATAATTGTTCCTCAGAAACAGTAATAGGGTCTTCAATTGTTTTTTTGTCGATTATAGCGGGTGAAACAAAGCAATATTTACTTTGAATTTTTTGCCTAAAATCATTGGCAATTAATCTATGCATATGGTCAGAGGGATGTACATCATCCCAAAAAATGTAGCTATCCGCCGGTTTAGGTGACTTTCTTGCAGTATAGCTCTCTTTCCTTAAGCTTTTTTCAAAACCATAAAACTTAGGATTTTCAAATACCTTAATTAAGAGTTTATTAACATCATGTAGGCCAATTGAGCAATAAGGATAAATTTCGGATAAATCTTGACAGGCTTTGGCTAAAGTAGTGTTAAAAAATTCTGAGCATGCATGTGCTTGAGCACGATCCTCTTTAGATTTATACTGAAAACGTGGTGTTAAGCTTAAATCAGGCAAATCAAATAAAACAAAATGCCTGTAACCTTGTTCAATTAATTTTTTTATATTTTTTATTCTTGCTTGTACCGCTTGTTGTGCTTCTTTTTGAGTTGGTATTAAATTAACAGTAGTTAGGTCATTAGCACCTGTCCACTCAATAATCATCGTTTGACTTTTTTGTATTGGGGTAATATTCCTACTTTGATCCCAATGATATAAATCCTTGCGCAAGCTATTAAGATTTTTTAAAATAATCCGACTAAAAAATCGACTAATACTTTTACTAGGTCTTCCTGTATAATCTTTTGAAGTGGTTCCGCCTTCAGCATAAATCCGCGCAAAATCTTCGTAACCTTGATAGTTTAAATAAGGGTAATCATCAAATTGTGTACTAATTGTAATAGAGTTATGATTGTTGCTATTAATTAATGGTGAGATTTTTTCAGCTTCGGGAATCATTTTATCTAAGTTAGGCTTAAATTCTATAGCTCTTGATAATAATGGAGAAACACGAGGCTGGGTTAACTCACTATCATATAAAATTGAACTAATAAAATATTCAGACCAAGTAAAACCATCAGTAAATCGTCCGTTGGGTGATTTAGTTAAAATACAAAAAGAAGCTAACGGTATGATTCCTAAAAGATAACGTCTGGCGGTACATCCGATATCAGAGAGGCTATCGCCCATAACTACCCAATGAGAAATTTTAATTTTTTCTGGTGGAATCATAATGAAGACAATGTGAAAATTATTCTAGAGATAGTATTTTTTAAAATCTATCTCTTATATTTAAAAAGACTTGATTATGACGATCAGTCAAAATTATATCAAGTAGATTTATTATAAAACATCAGTGCTTAATCCATTTATTTAAAAATACATAACATTTGTTTGAATTAATATATTACCTCTAGGTAGAAAATCTAGCGTGTAGTGTTTATAAAAGGATAGGTTACTGAATATTGCTTTAAAATAGCAAAGAGCCATCAATTATCCCTAAAGTGGTTCGTAATCACTGTACGCAAATCAAAGTTCACTAAAATAATTTAGAATAGAATTTATGAACATTCTTTAAAACTGGCTTCTATAAGCTTAATTAAATTTTTAAAATTAAATGAATAATCTTCAAAATTTATTTCTAAGTGATATAAGAGTGAATGTCTATATAAAAGGTTGAGCTTATGAAAAAGACATAAACATTCAGCACCAGTAGGTATATTTTTCATTTTATTAACATGAAATAATTGATTTCTATTAGATTTTATTTTATCGATAATTGGGACAAGTTTCTTGTTATTGATCTCTTTTTCAAAAATATGAGTTCCCTTTATTAATATTATTTCCTGTAATATATTCTTAAATATTTTTGGTTTTTTCCTTTGACAGAATACCTGAAACATAGGCTCAAAAACTTGGCTAAGCAATGCCAATCTTAGGTCAATTAAAAACTCTATGGCAGAAGTGGTATATAAATAAAGTCTATGCTGTAAATTATACTTATGCCTATAAGAAATCCATTTTAGGATAGTGTGTTTATAATCGAAAGTGGCTATATCTATCAGACAGGTACAATTTTTTTTTATATCATTATAAGAGTAATAACAGCTAAGTAAATCTTCATGCAATTTTTGGGATTTTTCTTTCAGATAATCATTGTTACTTTCATTTTCACCAAAAATATTTATTTCTTTGATATCAGGGAAGTATCCAAGTAATAGCATAAATAATTCATGTAGGCATAGAAACTCATCGCGTAAATCATTAAAAGAAACTGGTTTGTCTGTCGATATGGAAATCTGGATTTCGAAATTATGAAAATCAATGGCAACTTTATGGTCAATTTTATTTTTAATATAATTAAATGTATTTGATAATGGTTCCGTGTAGCAAGGAGCAAACTTAGGTTTTAATAACTCTACTCTAAGTATGTTGCAGATAAGAATAGAATAATTATTCACTAAATAACTCCCTTTAAGTTTTCTAAGCTGAGCAGCTGAAATATATCCTCTAATTCATCTCCTTTTAAATCCTTAGGTACCAACATTCGCTCATATATAATTTTTAATTAGCCTATGCTCTATAAATAATCTAGCATAAATATCAACTGTTAATATGCTTATTAGAGTAGAAGCGCTCATCTCGTTATCTAAAATTTAGAATTTATCTCTTCTTTTAAATTTTAGTTTTATTTAAATAGTAATCATTCTCTTAATAGACGACTTAATTACTATAATCACTCTAAACTGTTTCATTTTTTAATATTTGCTAAAAATTTCAATAATATTCTTGAATTTTGTATCAAAAACAAGTTTTGGAAGAAACCCATATATGGACAAAAAGAACTCTTCAAAGTTACTAAATCAAGTATTTGAAAAGATGATTGGTATAGAAAATACTAAGCTATATAAATATATAAGTTATGAAGGAAGTCAATCTTGCCAGCACATAATTTTGGAAATCTTATCCTAGTTATAAATATGGAATTTGAACTGCAGTGTACGATGGCAATTGATGCATTTGAGAGCTCGAAGGATAATTTAAGAGCATATATTAAAATATTTAAAAACTCACCGACTGAATTATCTAGTTTTGAGGAGATACAGGATTATGTTCTACGGACAGCTAAAGAAAAACATAGATTTTTTAGAAACATTCATTCTTGTATTGTAAGTCATGCAAATATTTCTAAATTATTTTATTGGAAAGGGGATGGATTTAAAGGTAAAAACAAATTTCCTGGCTCAGATGATGAAAAAGATAAAATCAAAGAACACTTAAAAATGCTACGTAAGGGTTTGCTTTCTTTTAATGAAAATGACCGAGAGCTTAGGGATCATATTGAACACTTCGATGAGAGATTGATTAATACTGCTTACTTCTCGGACGTATCTACTCTAGGCTTTGCTCATTCTTCTAGTTTGGATGAACGGAGAGAGAAAATAAATAAAGAAAATTATTTAAGAGAAATTATTTTCGATGAGAACCAGATAAAGTATATAGTTCGAGGTAAAAACTATGATTTAAGGTCAATGGTTGAAGATATCTTGAAATTAAATCAAAGAGTACAAGGACTTACATTATGACTACTTTAATATTCTTCTTTTAAGAGCCTCATAAACTAAGCCCAAAATGCCAAGACAGAGTTAAACCCGGAATATACAAACCCTTCATTTTTTTTGAATATTGTGTTGCCACTACATAAAAGTATAAAAGCAGGTAATTCTAGAATAGAAGATCAATATGGATACCTTCCATTAAGTATGCCCAAATCAAAAAACTATGCTCCAAAATAAAATTATTTAAGATAATAATTTTAAACCCTCGGGAGAAGGATATTAACAATACTAAAATCAATATTAAATTTTACCTTTTAAGTCTGATAACTGGGCTAATCAGACCTAATCTGTTGAGTTCAGGTGCAGATTCAACAAGCTAATGCAACCGCACTTTCTTTATTCTTTGTTTGAGGCAAAAATAACATATTCAAAGTTAACGAATACTATATATTTTTTCTGGAATACAGCTTACTAATCCAAATTTTTCTTCTGAAGAGCATTCATTTGATTGGAAATTTAAACCCCGAAAGTCTGTTAGCCTTTTTACAAAGGTTTCATAACTTAGCATAAATACCTTTTCTTTTTTACCTGGAGAAGATGGATAGTTTGGATCTCTATAAAAGACCATATTTTTACCATTTATATTTTTAATTTGATCAACAATAATTCCATGTGTGAACATAGCTTCATCAGCTTGATAACTGTCTTTATCAAAATATAATACTTTCCGAGTTGAGGTGCATAGATCCTTATATTCTTTCGGCGGTTTGTTATAACACCATGTCCCATATTTTCCCATAAAAAAGTGAGCCCCTTTTTTACTTAACGAATCACGAAGCGCATCCATTCCTTTACTGGGATGCCAATCTGTTTGTTGTAAACTAAATAGAGGAGCTAATATTCTTTGAATTAAAATACTATAGAGAATTACCCACTTTGGAAATAAATCTAGCTGATTATAGAATTCGATAGGCGATAAATTAAACCTATACATACTTCCTGCTTTTGAGTAGGAATGCATAAAACTTAAATTTTTAATTAAGGCTTTTTCAAGGTTAAGATCAAAATCTTTTATTATTTTATTTGCTGTATGAATTAAATGTTTAAAACAAGTTTCTGTCATTTTAAAGTCAGACAAAGCTTTTTTTAACTCTGTATAAGCTTGAATAGATTTACTATCTGCTAAGCTATTGAAAAAAGCTATTCTTCTCATTGCATATAGTGTACAAGTCATACCCTTTTGTCGTTTAATAGGCGTGCGTATTTCCTTTTTTGATACTTTTCCATTGGGCAGCTCTTCATTAAAATTGACTAAAAGTTTCGATTGGTTCTCTTGTAAATCAGGACTTTGTTGGGGAATCTCTCCGGAAATTTCAACTGGAACTCTCATAAAATATACAAATTGATTAAATTATAATGATTTTACTAGATTATTATTAAGAAAAAATTAAATTAACGTTAATATTGGCTATCGTAAAACTTAAGGTTAAAAAATGCATAAGTGATTTGCAGCGATAAAGACTTTGAGGATATAAAATAATTATTAGTTATTAAATAAGAGCTTAGAAGATATTAAGAAATATTGACTTTAAAAGCTGCATTCCCGCACTTAAAATTCAATCTTAAGCCTAATAAATTTTATTATTATGCCTAACCAAACTTGAAAGTACACTTATTTAGGTGTATTATTTAAAATAAAACGAGTTAGTTGTGATTACCGACGTTCTAATAACAAAGCAGGCGCTTAAAGATTTAAAGCGTGCGCCTAAACATTTACAAGAAAAATTTCGAGCATGGCTAGTAGCGATTAATAAAATAGGCCTTACAGAAACAAGAAAGAGCCCTGGTTGGCATGATGAGCCATTAAAGGGTGACCGGGCAGGCCAACGTTCAATCCGGCTAAATAAACAATGGCGTGCAATTTATATTCTTAAGAAAGATGGCACAATCGAATTTATCGAGGTAATGGAGGTAACACCACATGACTACTAAAAGATCTCAAGCCGTTGATGCACTTGTGGCAACACAAGATATTTGGGAGGCCATGACCTTTGGTGGACTTATTCGCTCTTTACGCTTGAGTGATGAAATGACGCAAGTTGAGTTAGCTAAAAAAATTGGGGTTTCAAAACAATTTTTAAGTGATGTTGAGCATAATAGAAAAGACATTGGGATCAGCTTTGCTAAGAAAATTTCTGATGCCTTAGGTTATTCAATTGAGCCTTTATTAGAATTATTAATTCGGGATCAATTAAGAAGTCAGCATTTAAATTATATAGTAGAGTTGAGAAAGGCATGTTAATCGCTTGAAGTAGGGTATTAATGAACTAATCCGCCTCGTAAATTTTTGCGCTAAGTCTGATTACCGTGATAATCAGACTTACTTAAAAGACTCCGAAAAATGTAGCTCAGTATTAAGAAACAGCTATAACTTCAAAATTATGTACGTTAGCCAAAACACCATTTTCCCAGCCATCTACGATCAATTCACCAGCACTGTTTTGAAGTTTGGCAGCTACTTGCCCTGAAAAATGTGCTTTTTGAGCACTTTGACTTGGGAAAGCATCAAATACTACATACGTATCTTCATTAGCTTTCAAAGCCAGCCAGAAATAAGTGCTAGGCTCTGTTTCAGACACAAGCAGGGCTGCTTCTTTTAAGAAAGCTTCAACCGCTTGGCTTTTGCTTGGCTTTGCCTTGAAGATAATAAAGGACACTTCCTTTGTCTTTAAAACTTGAGCCGTTGAGAAATGATTTGCAGCAATAATGTCAAAATGATTCACATTTTGTAACACACCTTTTTCCCAACCACCTTGTACTAACGCGTTAGCATTTTCTTTTAAAGCATGAGCCACCTGCCCTAAAAAATGTTGCTCCTTACCTTTGTCATCAAAGAAGACATCAAAAATAGCCAAACTATTACCATCCTTTAAGCCAAACCACAGCGGTGTACCAGGCTCTGTCTGCCGAACGAGTAGCGCCCCTTTTTGCAAGAATTGCTCTAGCTGTGATTGAGCTTCTGGTTTACTTAATAGTTTTATAAAAGTTGCTTTTTTAATCTTTTTTGAATTCGTCATCATTTCACCTGCATAATTAGAATTTATCAATCCCAACGTTAAAAGACATGTCGTTAATAAAATTTTTTGTTTCATAAGTATTCCAATTTGCTAATCTATCTACCCATAGATAGATTAATTAGTTAAAAAAATTAAAGAGTTATTTTTATAAAATTCTTTACCGTTTCTATATAAGAAAAATCCTTGTATAAGCGCGTCATAAGTAACCCACCCTCTAGTTGTACAATCAAATATTTCGCCAAATCATTGACCGTATAAAGATTCCTCCATGAGCTATTAGCTTTTTTTTCCTTACTAAGTGTTTCTCTTATCCACCGCTCTAATGTGTCAAAAAAAATACATACTTTCTTTTTCACCTTCTCAGGCAATGAAATTACATCTGATGCCAGCATACCTCCTAAGCACATTTTTAAATCATTACTTATAGTCAATGAGATAACTATGTCTACCAAGCTCAATAACTTTGCTTGCAGGGACAAATTATTGTTAGCGTTTAATTCGTCCAGCAAGACACTTACCCGCTCCAAATGCCATTCAATTACTGCAGTAGCTAAATCCTCTTTGGCAGGATAATAATAATGAATGCTAGAGGTTTTAATACCTACTGCATGGGCGATATCTTTGTAACTAAACGCGTTATAACCCATCGTTTGAATCAAGTTCTCAGCAGCATTTAATATTTTTTCTTGCATGGTTGTAATTTTCATAAACACTATTCTATCTACTAGAAGATAGATATTCAAGGTATTTTTAACTATTTATTATTAGACCCGATTAACAAGTGGTTAACATGCCTTTCTCAACTCTACTATATAATTTAAATGCTGACTTCTTAATTGATCTCGAATTAATAATTCTAATAAAGGTTCAATTGAATACCCTAAGGCATCAGAAATTTTCTTAGCAAAGCTGATCCCAATGTCTTTTCTATTATGCTCAACATCACTTAAAAATTGTTTTGAAACCCCAATTTTTTTAGCTAACTCAACTTGCGTCATTTCATCACTCAAGCGTAAAGAGCGAATAAGTCCACCAAAGGTCATGGCCTCCCAAATATCTTGTGTTGCCACAAGTGCATCAACGGCTTGAGATCTTTTAGTAGTCATGTGGTGTTACCTCCATTACCTCGATAAATTCGATTGTGCCATCTTTCTTAAGAATATAAATTGCACGCCATTGTTTATTTAGCCGGATTGAACGTTGGCCTGCCCGGTCACCCTTTAATGGCTCATCATGCCAACCAGGGCTCTTTCTTGTTTCTGTAAGGCCTATTTTATTAATCGCTACTAGCCATGCTCGAAATTTTTCTTGTAAATGTTTAGGCGCACGCTTTAAATCTTTAAGCGCCTGCTTTGTTATTAGAACGTCGGTAATCACAACTAACTCGTTTTATTTTAAATAATACACCTAAATAAGTGTACTTTCAAGTCGAGAAAGGTCTAATAATAAAATTAATCAGACTTAATGGATGCACTTCCAACTTTTGCTAAAAAAGTATATAGGCTTTCTACTTCTACGTAAAAAAACTTAATTACGTACTCGAAGATCAGCGAAACCACGTATTTCCACAGATGGTCTATAGCATACTTCATAAGATTCTTAACAACTTTTTGTAAAAGCTAATTAGAATTCTCAATCGGCTAAATTAAGTTTTAAAAAAATTCAAATAGTATATAATTGACGTTTTTTAGCTATTAATTAACTATGAAATATAAATTTATTACAGATTTTAAAGACGTTCAGCTTAAATTTGGTTCCCCTGAACAGGGCCTTAATTATGGTTACACAGCCTTGCCTAATCATTTTATTGACGATCATCCTCTTTTTGATAATGAATTCTTTATATTATATCGC of the Legionella beliardensis genome contains:
- a CDS encoding putative quinol monooxygenase, whose translation is MKQKILLTTCLLTLGLINSNYAGEMMTNSKKIKKATFIKLLSKPEAQSQLEQFLQKGALLVRQTEPGTPLWFGLKDGNSLAIFDVFFDDKGKEQHFLGQVAHALKENANALVQGGWEKGVLQNVNHFDIIAANHFSTAQVLKTKEVSFIIFKAKPSKSQAVEAFLKEAALLVSETEPSTYFWLALKANEDTYVVFDAFPSQSAQKAHFSGQVAAKLQNSAGELIVDGWENGVLANVHNFEVIAVS
- a CDS encoding helix-turn-helix transcriptional regulator, coding for MTTKRSQAVDALVATQDIWEAMTFGGLIRSLRLSDEMTQVELAKKIGVSKQFLSDVEHNRKDIGISFAKKISDALGYSIEPLLELLIRDQLRSQHLNYIVELRKAC
- a CDS encoding TetR/AcrR family transcriptional regulator, which translates into the protein MKITTMQEKILNAAENLIQTMGYNAFSYKDIAHAVGIKTSSIHYYYPAKEDLATAVIEWHLERVSVLLDELNANNNLSLQAKLLSLVDIVISLTISNDLKMCLGGMLASDVISLPEKVKKKVCIFFDTLERWIRETLSKEKKANSSWRNLYTVNDLAKYLIVQLEGGLLMTRLYKDFSYIETVKNFIKITL